The genomic segment TGCCTCGCCACAATATATTGCTCAGCGTGGTTTGCCCGAGCATCCAGGGCAACTTGCCGAGCATGACACGCTGGCTGTACTCAGCCGCCAAGGGGGCGCCATGCCCTGGGTATTGCAGCAGGGTAAAACACAGCATCACTTTCAGCCTGTGGCCAAATTCAGTATTAATTCGCCTCAGCTACTGGTGCGCTTGGCGTGTCAGGGTATGGGCGTGCTGGCGGTGACTGAATCGTTTGCTAGGCCCTATTTGCAGGAGGGCAAATTAGTGCGCATTTTGCCTGATTGGTGTTTACCAGCCGTGCCCGCGTGGGCGGTTTTTCCTGAGCGCCGGTTGATGCCTGCTAAAACAAGGGTGTTTTTAGACCAGTTAGAGCAGGTTTTACAAACGAAATAGAGCCGTGTGGGATGGATGCGCTGGTTTATTTCGCTTTGTTATTAGCCAGCTAGGTGAAATTTCGTCTTATCAATCTATTCACGATCAAAAATTTGAAGATGAGCGCTTATTCCGTGTTTTATATAAGACGCTGTCATTTCTAAGGTTTACAATATTTTATTAGGGTTTTTGTAAGCTTTAAAAGGTAATAAATTTGGTGCTATATTTCTTTGCTTGTAAAAATATTGACTGTATAAAACGTGCCAGGCAGTATGGAACAGATTATTTTTAAGTGAAGGTTTTATTGCTCAAAAAGGGCCGGCTATGCCCTGTGAGATGCAATGTTTTTTTTAATCAAAAAGGATCAAAAATGGCTATTTCATTAAACAAAGGCGGCAATGTTTCTCTGTCTAAAACCGAGCCGGGCCTGAAGTCGATTCTGCTGGGCCTGGGTTGGGATGCTCGCTCTACCGATGGCGCTGATTTCGATCTGGATGCTACCGCATTTTTGCTGGCCGACAATGGCAAAGTGCGCAGCGATGCTGATTTCATTTTTTACAATCAGCTGAAATCAAGCTGCGGCTCAGTAGAGCACACTGGCGATAATCGCACGGGTGCAGGGGACGGCGATGATGAGGCGCTTAAAATTAATCTGGAAAAAGTGCCTGCAGATGTCACACGTATTGCCGTGTGCGTCACCATTCACGAGGCAGATAAGCGTAAGCAAAACTTTGGTCAGGTGAAAGACGCATTTATGCGGGTAGTTAATCTGGATAATAATGTAGAAATCGTGCGCTTTGATTTATCAGAAGACTACAGTACCGAAACCGCCATGATTTTTGGTGAAGTGTATCGCCACAATGCCGAGTGGAAGTTCAAAGCGGTAGGTCAGGGTTTTGCGGGTGGTCTTGGTCCTCTGTGTGCACAGTTTGGTATTTCAGCCAGCTAATTTACGGCTTGCCTGGCTTTACTGATTTATAGAGTAAGGCCAGGTGATTGCTGGATTGGCTTTGCATGCTTTTCTTGTTTTTCCGCCTGCTAATGGCGATTTTTGTAAGGATAAACTTATGGCAGTGACCCTCAAAAAAGGCCAGGGGATTAGTCTCAAAAAAAACGAGAACGATCTCTCTATGGTAACCATTGGTTTGGGCTGGGATATTCGGGAAGAAAAGAAAGGCTTTTTAGGCGGTTTGTTTGCTAAAAAAGAAGCTGAGTACGATTTGGATGTGGTCGCTTTTCTCTGTGGTGCTGATGGCAAAGTGCAGAATTTTGGCAGTACAGAAGGCGGGCGTTCTACTCTGGTTGGCGGTGATATCATCTTTTTTAACTCGATGCGCCATCATTCCGGCCAGATCTGGATGACGGGTGATAACCGTACTGGCGCAGGCGAGGGTGATGATGAGCAGGTGATCGTTAAGCTGAATGATTTGCCTGAGCAATATGCAAAAGTGGTGTTTGTAGTACAAATTTATAATGGTCAGGAAAACGGCCAAAGCTTTGGCAAAGTACAAAATGCTTTTATTCGCGCTGAAGATGGCAAGGGCCAGGAAATGGCGCGTTTTGATTTATCTGGTGGCGCGCAATATGAAAACTGCCGCTCTATGCTGTTTGCAGAATTAGTCCGCGAAGCGGGCGGCTGGAAATTCAACGCCATCGGCGCGCCATCGCAATCAGATTCATTTGTAGAGTGGCTTAAACAATACAGCTGAGGATGTGCTGATTGATTCGGTAGCGTCATTCCTGCAATGCCTGTCGTCCTGTATTTGTGCCGGGCTGATCGGGAATGACGATCCAATCCGTGCTTCCCATAAGAGAAAATCATGAGCCGACGTCTTCCCGTTTATATCCTTCTTGATACCTCCGGCTCTATGCGTGGCGAGCCCATTCACTCGGTGAATGTGGGGCTGCAAGCCATGCTCAGTGCACTTCGGCAGGACCCCTACGCTTTAGAAAGTGTAGCGCTGTCGATTATTACGTTTGATTTAGAAGCGCGCGAATATCTGCCTTTAACACCGCTGGCCGATGTTCAGCTGCAGGAAGTGAGCTCCCCCGATGCCGGTGCCACCTTTATGGGCGCGGCATTGGAGCTACTGCTTGAGTGTGTGGAGCGCGATGTTAAAAAGAGCAGCGAAGATGAAAAAGGCGACTGGCGGCCACTGATGTTTCTAATGACCGATGGCAGCCCCTCTGATCTGCATGCTTACAGGCAAGCCATCCCTGCGATTAAGCAGTGCCAGTTTGGGGCCATGATTGCTTGCGCTGCTGGCCCCAAAGCCAAGCAAGAGTATTTGCTGGAGCTGACCGATCGCGTGGTGACGCTGGATACCATGGATGCTTCGGCGTTTTCTGGCTTTTTTAAATGGGTTTCTGCCAGCGTGGCCGTGGGCAGCAGTAGTGCAGGTGTTAGCAGCGATGTGGCTTTGCCGCCTCCACCACCGGAAATTCATTTGGTTCTGTAGGACGGGTGAAACCCCAGTCTTATCACATTAAGGATTTGTACCGTAGGAGCGGCTAAAGCCGCTCCTACAAAAACATCGCGTTTTTTCTTAAATCGATAGGATTGGGTGAAACCCACCATACGAGCTATTCGTAGTAAGGCCTGTTATTAAACGAGCAAAACCATGCGTAGATTGCCGGTGTTTTTTGTTTTGGATTGTTCCGAATCCATGGTGGGCGACAGCCTGCAGAAAATGGAAGACGGCTTGCAGGCCATCGTTCGTGCGCTTAGAACCGATCCGCATGCCTTAGAAACCGTTTATATCTCGGTGATTGCCTTTGCTGGCGTGGCTAAAACCATTGCGCCCCTAGTTGAGTTGGTTTCTTTTTACCCACCTAAATTGCCACTGGGTGGGGGCACCAGCTTGGGCGTGGCTTTAGAAACGCTGATGGCAGAGTTGGATAGCAGCGTTGTGAAAACCACGCCTGATCGCAAAGGCGATTGGAAGCCGATTGTTTATCTTTTTACAGATGGCCGCCCAACCGATAATCCCAATACGGCGATTGATCGCTGGAATGCCAAATATGCCAAAAAAGCCACGCTGATTGCAGTGGGCCTGGGGCAGTCGGTCGACTTTGAAACGCTGGGCAGGCTGACTGAAAACGCCATGATGTTTGAAGACTCGCAGGAAGGCGACTTCAAAAAGTTTATTAACTGGGTGACGGCCTCGGTGGTGGCGCAAAGCAAAAGCGTGGGCGAGAGCGATGCGCAATCTTTGGCTAATATTGATGCCAGCCTGATGCGTATTTTCAAAAATCCACCTTCCAAACAAGCCGATGAAGCCTGTATCACCTTGGTTGGCCGCTGCCAAAAGACCCGCAAACCTTATCTGATGAAGTACGACCGGGCCATTCAAAACGTAGCAACCCAGGATTTTAAGCTGCAAGTATCGCGCTTTGAGATTGCGGGCTGCTACCCGCTGGAAGAAGATTATTTTATTTGGTCTGACCCGCGTGCGATGGATTTAAAAGTAAACAGCGAAGATTTAATTGGCACGCCAGGCTGCCCGCACTGCGGCAATTACACCGCCTTTGCCGCTTGCGGCTGTGGAAAGCTAATGTGTATCAATGGCCCAGAAGAAGCCTTCTGCCCATGGTGCAAAAAATTAGTCTCGTTCAGCTTTTCCGGCAACGACGGTGGTTTTGATGTAGGGCGCGGGAGAGGATGATTGCTTTTAAAGTCTCTCGTCATCTAGGGGGAATTTGGGAGAGGGGGCAACCCCATGTGTGTTAAGCAATTTTATTCTAAGTAGCAAACAAAGAAAAAAGATGACGACTACGCCCTCGATACTGGGCTTAAATCTCCCCTTGAAACACGCCGGAGCGAGGAACAAGCGGGGCGGGGTTTCGGCCAGGGAGCGAGGCAGCGAGCCAATCCCGCCCGCCGCCGACTCGATTGTCCGCAGCGCAGGGGCCTTCGTGTTTCGTGGGGTGGCCTTCTTTCGCTTCCTTTCTTGGCCACACAAGAAAGGAAGGTCCCGCGGGACGCCCGCACCTAAATCAACGTGCCGAAGGCACTAAAAAGATCTTTTTGATTTTGCTTAGCACGTATGGGGGGCAACCCAAGGCCCACTGCTTCTAAATGACACATTCCCGAAACTGAGTCTTCCACGGGGAATACACGAGACTGCGATGCATCTTCCTTCTGATTCAAACTCCCCGCCTGAATCTGCTCCTCTTCATTTATCCAACAAGCCCGGTGCAATACCGCCTGCTGGTACTGTGGCACGTCCGCCGCTTAGCCCCAAGGTGGTTTTTCAAGCACCTAATGCCAGGGCAGGGCAGGATTATCGCGGCAGCTTGCGTGAAGTGGCGGGTAATGGCCGAGTATTGCAATTCAAAGAGATAGGCTTACCCGAAAATCTGGCACTGATTTTGAGTGAGGAAGGTGAATTGCTGGGCGTGCCAGGCGTAGCGGGCGATCATCTTATTACCTTTCAGTGGTCGATTGATGGCTTATCGTGGAACGCTAGCCAATGCGTGCTGCTGGTGAACCCCGATCCACGCAGCCTGTGGCAGATCAATGAGCCAGCCAGCGATGCGATTTACCCCAAGCCGCATAGCGCGGCGCAGGCACTTGATGCTGGCGATTTAAAGATTGCCGCCGCCAGCCGCCGTGGCCGCTCGCATGAGCATGCCGGCCTCTTTAGAGATGATGATTTTTATGTGCAGCACGATGCCTCATCAGGCTGGAGCGTGCTGTTGGTGGCCGATGGCGCAGGCAGCGCCAAGTATTCCCGCTGTGGCTCAAAGCGGGCGGTAGAGACGGCGGGTGAGCATTTGCTGGCGGCATTAAAAGGGGATTTGGGGGCCAGCATTAACCATGCCCTGCAAGGCTGGGATGCAGATCCTGCATCTATCAGCGGGCAAATCGGCAAGCAGTTTCACGCTCTGTTTTATGATGCTGCTGCTGTGGCGGTGGATGCCATAGAGCAAGCCGCAATATCACAGCAAAGTGAAGCCAGGGATTACGCAACGACCCTTTTAGCTGCCGCGGTTAAGCGGGAAGGCGGGCAACTCTTTTTAGCAACATTCTGGATCGGCGACGGGGCAATTGCCGCTTATGGGCCACGCGGCAAAGTGCGGCTGATGGGCCTGCCCGATAGTGGCGAATTTGCTGGGCAAACCCGCTTTTTAGACCGTGCCGCTCTTACTTCTGATCGCTTTGCAGAGCGGGTAAAGATCGGCCGGTATACAGATATTTCGGCGGTTGTTTTGATGAGCGATGGGATTTCGGACCCTAAATTTGAAACCGATAAAGGCCTCGCCAGCGGCGATAAATGGGATGCTCTATGGGATGAGATCGCGCCTTGCTTGGCGGCGGATCAGCCTGAGCAAAGTTTGCTGGATTGGATGGGTTTTTTCATCCCAGGCCATCATGATGACCGAAGCATGGCGCTGATTTGGGCTTGAGTTGGGTTTCTTCACAATTTGACTTGCAGCAGGCAATCTGGAGTTAAGCATGGCGAAGGTAATTCAGTGCCGCACATTGGATGGGCAAACCGTCGAGTTTGTGGATGAGATGATTGCTTCCGGTGCGATGAAAGAGGTCTATTTCTCGCCGGATAAGTCTTATGTGGTGGCGTTTTATAAGAATAAGCAAGACGCTCAGGCGCTGGAGCGGTTGCAGATGATTATTGGCAAATACCGCGAGGGGATTTTTAATCAGGCGGGCGGAGATTACTGGAAAAACTTGTTTTGCTGGCCCACTGCGCTTTTGGAGTACGAGGGCAGGCAT from the Iodobacter fluviatilis genome contains:
- a CDS encoding TerD family protein, which encodes MAISLNKGGNVSLSKTEPGLKSILLGLGWDARSTDGADFDLDATAFLLADNGKVRSDADFIFYNQLKSSCGSVEHTGDNRTGAGDGDDEALKINLEKVPADVTRIAVCVTIHEADKRKQNFGQVKDAFMRVVNLDNNVEIVRFDLSEDYSTETAMIFGEVYRHNAEWKFKAVGQGFAGGLGPLCAQFGISAS
- a CDS encoding TerD family protein: MAVTLKKGQGISLKKNENDLSMVTIGLGWDIREEKKGFLGGLFAKKEAEYDLDVVAFLCGADGKVQNFGSTEGGRSTLVGGDIIFFNSMRHHSGQIWMTGDNRTGAGEGDDEQVIVKLNDLPEQYAKVVFVVQIYNGQENGQSFGKVQNAFIRAEDGKGQEMARFDLSGGAQYENCRSMLFAELVREAGGWKFNAIGAPSQSDSFVEWLKQYS
- a CDS encoding vWA domain-containing protein: MSRRLPVYILLDTSGSMRGEPIHSVNVGLQAMLSALRQDPYALESVALSIITFDLEAREYLPLTPLADVQLQEVSSPDAGATFMGAALELLLECVERDVKKSSEDEKGDWRPLMFLMTDGSPSDLHAYRQAIPAIKQCQFGAMIACAAGPKAKQEYLLELTDRVVTLDTMDASAFSGFFKWVSASVAVGSSSAGVSSDVALPPPPPEIHLVL
- a CDS encoding TerY-C metal binding domain-containing protein, which gives rise to MRRLPVFFVLDCSESMVGDSLQKMEDGLQAIVRALRTDPHALETVYISVIAFAGVAKTIAPLVELVSFYPPKLPLGGGTSLGVALETLMAELDSSVVKTTPDRKGDWKPIVYLFTDGRPTDNPNTAIDRWNAKYAKKATLIAVGLGQSVDFETLGRLTENAMMFEDSQEGDFKKFINWVTASVVAQSKSVGESDAQSLANIDASLMRIFKNPPSKQADEACITLVGRCQKTRKPYLMKYDRAIQNVATQDFKLQVSRFEIAGCYPLEEDYFIWSDPRAMDLKVNSEDLIGTPGCPHCGNYTAFAACGCGKLMCINGPEEAFCPWCKKLVSFSFSGNDGGFDVGRGRG
- a CDS encoding PP2C family serine/threonine-protein phosphatase; the protein is MHLPSDSNSPPESAPLHLSNKPGAIPPAGTVARPPLSPKVVFQAPNARAGQDYRGSLREVAGNGRVLQFKEIGLPENLALILSEEGELLGVPGVAGDHLITFQWSIDGLSWNASQCVLLVNPDPRSLWQINEPASDAIYPKPHSAAQALDAGDLKIAAASRRGRSHEHAGLFRDDDFYVQHDASSGWSVLLVADGAGSAKYSRCGSKRAVETAGEHLLAALKGDLGASINHALQGWDADPASISGQIGKQFHALFYDAAAVAVDAIEQAAISQQSEARDYATTLLAAAVKREGGQLFLATFWIGDGAIAAYGPRGKVRLMGLPDSGEFAGQTRFLDRAALTSDRFAERVKIGRYTDISAVVLMSDGISDPKFETDKGLASGDKWDALWDEIAPCLAADQPEQSLLDWMGFFIPGHHDDRSMALIWA